In Roseomonas sp. OT10, a single window of DNA contains:
- a CDS encoding four-helix bundle copper-binding protein, with protein MHHMSTEMQACIEECLRCHSTCLSMAMNHCLEVGGQHVEPAHFKLMMACAEICQTSANMMLIGTHHHKHTCRECAEICEECAASCDAVGGMEACAEQCRKCAASCRAMAA; from the coding sequence ATGCACCACATGTCCACCGAAATGCAGGCCTGCATCGAGGAATGCCTGCGCTGCCACAGCACCTGCCTGAGCATGGCCATGAACCATTGCTTAGAGGTCGGCGGCCAACATGTCGAACCGGCCCACTTTAAGCTCATGATGGCATGCGCCGAGATTTGCCAGACCTCGGCGAACATGATGCTGATCGGCACCCACCATCATAAGCATACCTGCCGTGAGTGTGCAGAGATCTGCGAGGAGTGCGCGGCGAGCTGCGACGCCGTGGGGGGTATGGAGGCATGCGCCGAGCAGTGCCGAAAGTGTGCTGCGTCCTGCCGCGCGATGGCCGCCTAA